One genomic window of Syntrophorhabdales bacterium includes the following:
- a CDS encoding flagellar biosynthetic protein FliO: MIEGMYAEFIKVILVLLGLLGCLGALYKVMGKYKGSWNSKATGCGLRRIETIPLGYKKFISVVEVRDQLLVLGVGQDTISLLARLKKEETPQ; encoded by the coding sequence ATGATTGAAGGCATGTACGCCGAGTTCATAAAGGTGATCCTGGTACTGCTGGGATTGCTGGGATGTCTCGGTGCTCTTTACAAGGTGATGGGAAAATACAAGGGGAGCTGGAATTCTAAAGCTACGGGTTGCGGACTCAGAAGAATTGAGACCATACCTCTCGGTTATAAGAAGTTCATCTCTGTGGTGGAGGTCAGAGACCAACTGCTGGTACTGGGTGTGGGGCAGGACACCATCTCGCTGCTTGCCCGGTTGAAAAAGGAGGAGACGCCGCAATGA
- the fliM gene encoding flagellar motor switch protein FliM, giving the protein MSQLLSQDEIDALLKGIADGDVATEAEQTAVAPEEDVRPFDFSSMARSKKEELPTLQFIYEKFGKSLTSALSLFIERAVEVNASKVQNTEYKELTKNLPVPTNMNLVTSENLKGFLVLIFDAKLIFSVLETIFGGSRLSAPKIEGREFTRIELKVVKKLLEVVLAEMEKAWSNVYDLRCKYSRSEMNPNYVTAIAPEEVVSLCEFSVAVDDMTSWMKVCVPYSILEPIKNILVLAPSREDREIKQRWEKQLKNRLMKVPIELTATLGRRRMSLHEFVSLKEGSLILVDRHVNDPLHLEIDNRARLSGKLGLFKGNKAIKVEQIIR; this is encoded by the coding sequence GTGAGTCAGCTACTAAGTCAGGACGAGATAGACGCTCTGTTGAAGGGCATTGCCGACGGGGATGTGGCAACCGAGGCGGAACAGACGGCAGTGGCGCCAGAGGAGGATGTACGCCCGTTTGATTTCTCAAGCATGGCGCGAAGCAAGAAAGAGGAACTACCTACGCTCCAGTTTATATATGAAAAATTCGGCAAATCCCTCACCTCTGCCTTGAGCCTGTTCATCGAGCGGGCAGTGGAGGTAAATGCTAGTAAGGTTCAAAATACTGAGTACAAAGAGCTGACCAAGAATCTTCCAGTGCCGACGAATATGAACCTTGTTACTTCGGAGAACCTTAAAGGATTTCTCGTCCTCATCTTCGATGCGAAGCTTATCTTTTCAGTGCTGGAAACCATTTTTGGGGGCTCTCGTCTGTCGGCTCCGAAGATTGAGGGAAGGGAATTCACCAGGATCGAGTTGAAGGTGGTAAAGAAGCTCCTGGAGGTCGTGCTCGCGGAGATGGAGAAAGCCTGGTCGAATGTCTACGACCTGCGCTGCAAGTATTCCCGATCAGAAATGAACCCGAATTACGTTACCGCCATAGCGCCTGAGGAGGTGGTCAGCCTCTGCGAGTTCTCGGTTGCCGTGGATGATATGACCAGCTGGATGAAGGTCTGTGTACCCTACTCGATTCTTGAGCCTATAAAGAATATTCTTGTTCTGGCTCCTTCACGGGAGGATAGGGAGATTAAGCAACGCTGGGAAAAACAACTCAAGAACAGGCTGATGAAAGTTCCTATAGAGCTGACGGCAACCCTCGGGCGGAGGCGGATGTCTCTTCACGAATTTGTAAGCCTCAAGGAAGGAAGCCTGATCCTGGTTGATCGTCATGTAAATGATCCCTTGCACCTGGAGATAGACAACCGGGCACGGCTCAGCGGTAAACTCGGCCTCTTTAAAGGGAACAAAGCGATAAAAGTTGAGCAGATTATAAGGTAG
- the fliN gene encoding flagellar motor switch protein FliN gives MEKLVEEPQNTTEAGGAALNLDSLLDVPIDISVEIGRTKMTIGELLMLNKGSIVELKKAAGESVDIFVNGKLLGKGEVVVVNERLGVRVNKIAAPSERVQKLV, from the coding sequence ATGGAAAAACTGGTGGAAGAGCCTCAGAACACAACCGAGGCAGGGGGCGCCGCGCTCAACCTCGACAGCCTGCTGGATGTGCCGATCGATATATCTGTCGAAATAGGTCGCACCAAAATGACGATCGGAGAACTTCTTATGTTGAACAAAGGCTCCATCGTTGAATTGAAAAAGGCAGCGGGTGAATCTGTAGACATATTCGTCAACGGCAAGCTGCTGGGGAAAGGCGAAGTGGTCGTCGTTAATGAGAGATTAGGCGTTCGGGTAAATAAGATTGCAGCGCCCTCAGAGAGGGTTCAGAAGCTGGTATGA
- a CDS encoding flagellar basal body-associated FliL family protein yields the protein MAKEKDEKEREDKVNGNREEKSAAGREEAPPKKRSKLILVLLLLVVLLLGGSAGTYFFFGDQILERLLAHSSAGRSLTKKAAAVEAKKASPDGPILTLDPFIFNLAGNSSRFAKVSLALSLQNPKAFEEAKKIVPVLRDKALMVLSGKSAEELIDISKRNSIKIELQNGLKEVFKEKEDLESVYITDIIIP from the coding sequence ATGGCCAAGGAAAAGGATGAAAAGGAAAGAGAAGATAAGGTAAACGGAAACCGGGAAGAGAAATCGGCCGCTGGGCGGGAGGAAGCTCCTCCCAAGAAGAGATCGAAACTCATTCTTGTGCTGCTCCTTCTGGTGGTGTTGCTTCTCGGGGGCAGTGCCGGAACCTATTTCTTTTTTGGCGACCAGATTCTCGAGCGCCTCCTGGCGCACAGCAGCGCAGGCCGCTCGCTGACAAAGAAGGCGGCTGCGGTCGAGGCAAAGAAAGCGAGCCCGGACGGGCCTATCCTGACGCTCGACCCCTTCATTTTCAATCTGGCAGGAAATAGTTCCAGGTTTGCAAAGGTTTCCCTCGCGCTGAGCCTGCAGAACCCGAAAGCCTTTGAAGAGGCCAAAAAGATAGTGCCTGTGCTCAGAGATAAGGCCTTGATGGTCCTCAGCGGCAAAAGCGCCGAGGAACTCATCGATATAAGCAAACGAAATTCGATCAAAATAGAATTGCAGAACGGCCTGAAAGAAGTGTTCAAGGAGAAAGAGGATCTGGAGTCCGTCTACATTACTGACATCATAATTCCATAG
- a CDS encoding flagellar hook-basal body complex protein produces the protein AGTSQFDVTGFQPANVSATNNQSTTSNYSSSITTYDSLGQPHTVTVYYRKGWQEIAAGVQTNVWEWYAEADGTDTLSKWGYLRFNNNGVLVSGGDPQSIIFNFGGGAEPNQSIDLVLGAKSGGGASTQYPLASTTNFQTQDGYAPGELTNVTVNTDGVISGHYSNGQVLSLYQISLANFYNPWGLQRDGGNLYTQTYKSGIAYTNAPGVGSLGNINPNSLEQSNVDLATEFVKMITTERGYQADSKVITTTDAMLQELMNIKSSP, from the coding sequence TGCCGGAACATCCCAGTTTGATGTGACCGGTTTTCAGCCGGCCAACGTGAGCGCCACAAACAATCAGTCAACCACGTCGAATTACAGCAGTTCCATCACTACCTATGACTCGCTCGGGCAGCCACACACAGTAACCGTCTATTACAGGAAGGGCTGGCAGGAGATTGCGGCCGGCGTCCAGACAAACGTGTGGGAGTGGTATGCGGAGGCGGATGGAACAGACACGCTTTCGAAGTGGGGCTACCTGAGGTTCAACAATAATGGCGTCCTTGTCTCCGGCGGCGACCCGCAGTCAATCATCTTTAACTTCGGCGGCGGTGCGGAGCCCAATCAAAGCATAGACCTAGTGCTGGGTGCGAAATCGGGAGGCGGCGCATCGACGCAGTACCCTCTCGCGTCAACCACTAATTTTCAGACGCAGGACGGGTACGCGCCCGGTGAGCTGACGAACGTGACCGTAAACACCGATGGGGTCATCTCGGGCCACTACTCCAACGGACAGGTGCTCAGCCTCTACCAGATCAGCCTGGCGAACTTCTACAACCCTTGGGGTCTGCAGCGCGACGGAGGGAACCTCTACACGCAAACCTATAAATCTGGCATCGCGTATACGAACGCCCCCGGAGTTGGCTCTCTGGGGAATATCAACCCTAACTCTCTCGAACAATCAAACGTGGATCTGGCCACCGAGTTCGTCAAGATGATCACAACGGAACGCGGTTACCAGGCAGATTCGAAAGTCATTACCACGACAGACGCGATGCTGCAGGAATTGATGAACATCAAGAGTTCCCCATAA